The Synechococcus sp. HK05 DNA segment ACCGCATCTCCCTCCACCACGACATCCAGATCCGGGGCGTCACCGAGGCGATCCAGCAGGGCATCGCGCACGGCGCCTCCCACCAAGGCCGCCTCCTGGGGAAAGGCCTCCTTGGGGAGTGGCCAGCGCTCCGGTTGCAGTCGCCTCCAGGCCTGCTCAGCTGCACCAGCAGGGTTCACAATGGCCCCATCCGCTGCGGCGCCGGGCATGTGCATCTGCGTGGATTGCCGCTGGGTGGATCAATGCCAGGCCTACCACGCGGTTGAACGCCAACACGGCGTGGCCCACCTCACCCCAACGCCGGTGTTTGTGCCGCAGGAGCCCAGGATTCACGTTCAAGTGCTCGACCTGGCGCCTGGCCAGGTGGGGGTGGAGTGGGATGTGCGGGCGTGCGGCAGTTTTGAGCTCGATCGAGGCCGCTGGCAGCGGTTGCGCCCGGATCAGGTGGTGCCCACATGAGTGGCCCCCCGTTGCTGTTGGCCTTGCACAGCTCCAGCGAGACCCTCGGGGTGGCTGTGCAGCCCCTGTGTCAGTCGGATGCTGGGGCGCAGGTGGAGGGTTTCCCCTTGGGCCGGCGCTTGTCGAATCAGCTCCTCCCCTGCGTGGAGCAGCTGTTGCCGGCTGATCAATGGCCCCGAATCGGGCGCTTGGCTGTGGCCATAGGGCCCGGCGGCTTCACCGGGACCCGGCTCACGGTGGTGCTGGCGCGCACGCTGGCTCAGCAGCTGGGTATCCCGCTCCATGGCTTCAGCAGCTTTTTGTTGATCGCGCGCCGTTTGCTGGCGGCTGAAGAGCCGGCCTCGCCTGGTCAGCGGCTGTGGCTGGAGCAGGTGTTGCCCCGCCGCGGCAGCGTGGTGGGCTGCTACGGCCTCGATCCCACCGCCCTCGGTGGGGTGGCGGAGCTGGAGACGCCGCGGCTGGTGCGCCCTGAGGAGTCCTGGGGCGGCGATGCGCCCTGTGCTCCTGCTGTGGTGGATGCAGTGGCGGATGCACGCCAATTGCTGGAGTTGGGCCAGTTGGCCCATGCTGCGGATCTGGCTGGCCCCTGGGCGCCGGTGCTGCCGCTCTATCCCACCAGCCCGGTGGAGGGGCTGTGAGGCGTTCCCGTCCGCGCCCGCGTGCAGACCAGCGGCCGGCTGTCCCGCCGGCCCGCCGGCGTCGCCCGCGGCGTGGCCGTTGGTTGTTGGCGGGCTTGGCCGCCACCGGGCTGGTGGTGTTCTCCCGCGGCTTGTGGCAGCCCCCTTTGCCTCCGCCCCAGATGATCCTGGTGTTGGGCGGTGATGTGGAACGGGAGCGGGTGGCGGCTGAGTTGGCGGAGCGGGATGGTTTACCGGTGCTGGTGAGTGGCGGCAGCAATCCTGAATATGCCCACTGGCTGTTCGGGCGGCGGGGCCTCGATCAGGGGCGCGTGCAGCTGGATTACCGCGCCACCGACACCCTCACCAACTTCACCTCGATCGTGGATGACCTGCGGCGCGCCAAGGTGCGCCATGTGCTGTTGGTCACGAGCAGCGATCACATGCAACGGGCCATGCTCGTGGGCCGGCTGGTGGCCGGCAGCCGCGGCATTGGCCTCACGCCGGTGGAGGTGCCCTGCGGAGCGCGTTGTACGCCGGAGGGCTGGCGCAAGGTGTGGGGCGACGGGGCCCGCGCGGCCCTGTGGGTGCTCACGGGCCGCGATCTCAGGCGCTGGGCGGCAGCGCGGTTCGCTCCGATGCTGGAGGGAGTGCGGGGCCGTTGATCAACCCCTGATCCAGCAGGGCATTGATCTGGGCCTGGCAGGCGGCGGTGGCGGCATCGAGGTCGGCCCGTTTGCGCGAGGCCGGAGGCGGAATCGGTGTGCCGATGCGGATGTGTACGGGCAGCAGCCGCGGTTGCTTGGAGCCTGTCCCAAGGGCCCGGTGGCTGTTGATGATCGCGACCGGTAGCAGCGGCACCCCGGCGCGGGCTGCCAGGAGTGCTGCGCCGGGCTGGGGGTTGTTCACGCGACCATCGGCCTGGCGGGTGCCATCGATGAACACACCGGTGGCCCAACCCTGCTCAAGGCGATCGGTGGCGGTGCGGATCGCTTCGCGGTCGCTGGCGCCACGGGCCACGGGATAGGCGCCGCAGGCGCGGATGATCGGTCCCAAGATCGGGATTCGAAACAGCTCAGCCTTGGCCATGAAGGCCACGGGGCGCCCCAGGGCATGGCCCAGCAGCGGCGGGTCGAGATGGGAGCCATGGTTGGCCACCACCACCAGTGCCCCCTCGTGGGGAACATTGGTGTTGCCGGCGGTCCGGCCGCGGAACAGCAGCCGGTAGATCGGGAACACCAGCAGATAGCTCACCAGCCGGTAGGTGAGGCTGGGTTTCGGTGTGCGCAGCAGGGCTGGTGGTTCGGCGGGTTTGCGCCGGCGGCGCAGCACTCGCTTCACCGCGTTCACCGGCCGGCTGCCCGGCCGCTGCATGGGGTCGCTCACAGCCCCAGGTCGGCGGCGCCGCTGATCTGGGCGGTGGTGATCCCCTCGCACCCACGCTTGATCAGGCCGCTCAGCACGTTGCCGGGGCCGATCTCCACGGCGGTGTCGATGCCTGAGGTGCTGAAGGCCTCCATCGTTTCGCGCCAGCGCACGCCGGTGGTCATTTGGGTGCGTAGCCGCTGCTTGAGGGCCGCGCCATTGGTTTCGGGGGTGGGATCGGTGTTGCTCAGCACCGGAATCACAGCATCGGCGAAGGGCACGGCCTCCAGTGCCGCCGCAAAGGCATCCGCGGCGCTCTGCATGAAGGGTGAATGGAAGGCCCCACTCACCGCCAGGGGGATGGCGCGTTTGCATTTGAGCTGGCCGCTCACGGCTGCCACCGCCTCGGGGCTGCCGGAGAGCACCACCTGGGCGCTGCTGTTGTCGTTGGCGATCACCACCCCTTCGGTGGCGGCCACCAGCTGATCGAGCTCGGCGCGATCGAAGCCCATCACGGCGGTCATGGCTCCGCCGCCGGCCGCCGCCATCAGTTCGCTGCGGGTTTTCATCAGCTGCAGGCCCGTGTTCACATCGAACACGCCTGCGGCGTAGAGGGCCACCAGCTCGCCCAGACTGTGGCCGGCCACCCGATCGGCGCTGCGGCCCTGGGCCTTGAGGCCATCCACCAGCAAGCTCTCGATCACGAAGAGGGCTGGCTGTGTGTTGCGGGTGTCGTTGAGATCGCTCAGCTCACCGTCGGCTTCACCGGCGCAGATGGCGAGCAGATCACGGCCCAGCAGGTCGGAAGCGGCGGCGAAGCGATCGCGGCCGCCGGGCAGCTCGAGCACCCCGGCGGCCATGCCCAGCTTCTGTGAGCCCTGTCCGGGAAACACCCAGGCGATACCCATGGCCGCACGCGTTGCACTGTGTGGGGGGGAGATTACGCGGCGGGGCCGAGGGCCCGGCCGGCTCAGCCCTGCGGACCAGCCCAGCGCAGCAGCGCGCCGCCCCAGCTCAGGCCAGCCCCAAAGCCACTGCTGGCGATCAGATCGCCGGGTTTCACCCGCCCATCCTTCACCGCCTCATCCAGCATCAATGGGATGGTGGCCGCTGAGGTGTTGCCATAGCTGGCCAGGTTGCTCAGCACCCGCTCGTGGGGAATGGCAAAACGATCGGCCACGGCATCAAGAATGCGCTGGTTGGCCTGGTGCAGCAGCAGCCAATTGAGATCGGAGGCGGGGGTGCCGGTGCTCTCCAGCAGCTCCTTGAGCACCGCCGGCACTTCCCGCACCGCAAACTTGTACACCTCCTGGCCGTTCATGCGCAGCGGGGCAAAGCCCCCCACCTGGGCGCTCACGCCACCGAGCACGTCGGTGTGTGTATCGGTCTGGGCGAGGGTGAGGCAGCTGTTGCGGCTGCCATCAGAGTGCATGCGGAAGCCGAGCAGGCCGTCCTGCTCGGCGGGGCAGGATTCCACGGCCACGGCAGCGGCGCCATCGCCGAACAGCACGCAGGTGGTGCGATCGTCCCAATCCACCCAGCGGCTGAGTTGATCGGCGCCGATCACCAGGGCCCGGCGCATGGCACCACTGCGCAGGTATTGGCCGGCGGTGATCAGGGCAAACAGGAAGCCGCTGCAGGCGGCGGTGAGATCAAAGGCCACGGCATGGCGGGCACCAATGGCGCCCTGCACCCGCGGCGCCATTCCGAACAGGTCGTCGGGGCTGGAGGTGGCCATCAGGATCAGATCCAGATCCTCGGGTGCCCAGCCCGCGTGGTCCAGGGCTGCTTGGGCGGCGCGACTGGCGAGCAGCGTGAGCGGTTCATCGGCCGCGCAGATGCGGCGTGCGCCGATGCCAGTGCGGGTGCGGATCCACTCGTCGCTGGTGTCGACGCGTTCGCTCAGCTGTTGATTGCTCACGCTGATGGCGGGCACGGCACTGCCGCAGCCCACCAGGGCCATGCCGCAGCTGTTCACGGTGCTGTTTGTCTGGCCCAGCCCCACCGGATCAGCCCAACGGTGCGGTCAGTCAACCACAGGCCACGGCAGGGCTCTCGCTCTCGCTGAGCTGTTGCAGATCCTCCATCACACCGTGGTTGGCAGCGGAGTGGGCGATGCGCAGGGCGCTCACCACCGAGAGAGCCTTGCTGCTGCCATGGCCGATCACACACACACCGTTCACGCCCAGCAACAGGGCCCCGCCGTGCTCGGCGTGGTCGAGGCGCTTCTTGATGCGGCGCAGGTTGCTCATCAAAAACGCAGACCCCACCTTGCCGCGGCGGCCGCGGGGCAGCTCAGCCTTGAGCACATCCAGCAGCACGCTGCCCACGCTTTCCAGGAACTTCAGCAGCACATTGCCGGTGAAGCCGTCGCACACCACTACGTCGAACGCACCGGAGAGCACATCACGGCCCTCGCAGTTGCCGGCGAACTGGAAGCGGCTTTCCGCGGCCATCAGCGGATAGGTGCGCAGGGCGAGATCGTTGCCCTTGCACTCCTCCTCGCCGATGTTGAGCAGGCCGATGCGCGGCTGGCTCACCTGCAGCACGTCACGGCTGTAGATGTTGCCCAGCAGGGCCCACTGGTGCAGGTAGGCCGGTTTGGCATCCATGTTGGCGCCCACATCGAGCACTAGCACCTGCTGCTCGGGATCCTTGGTGGGGAAGAGGGCGCCGATGGCGGGGCGATCGATCCCCTTGAGGCGCCCGAGCCGGAAGATCGCTGACGCCATCACGGCGCCAGAGTTGCCGGCTGAATACACGGCCGTGGCCTTACCGGCCTTCACCAGGTCCATGGCCACATTGATGCTGGCGTCGCGCTTCTTGCGCACCACGGTGGCTTCTTCATCCATGCCCACCGACACACCGCTGGGCACCAGCTCCAGTAGACCCTCCTGCTGCGCCGCCTCCAGTTCCTCGCTGAGCTCCAGCTCGGCCACAGCGGTGGCCACGGCTTCAGCCTCGGCCACGAATTTCACCCGCAGTGGCAGGAGCCGCACCGCCCGCAAGCAGCCTTCCAGGATCGGGCCGGGGGCGTAGTCGCCGCCCATGCCATCCACCGCCACCCAGAGGCGATCGGCATCGTTGATCGGTGTGCCTTCGCTGCCCCCCACGCCCCGCTGCAGGCGGCGCAGGGGGTCGAACACCAGTGGCTGCAGCACGGTGTTGGCCGCTCCCGCTGCGGCACCGGCGGCGCTGCCGGCCACGGAGCCCGCCATCGACCCGGCGGCATTGGCCGTGGCCGTCGCCGTACCCACCAGGCTCGTGACCGCTGCATTACGGCGATACCAGATCACCAGGCGGCGGATGGCGCGGGGGCGGCCGCGGCGGCTGCCGGTGCCGGAACCTGGTACGTCAGAGGGCTTCGGGGGCAACGGCGTCAACGATGCGTTGGAACAGATAACCGGTGCCGCGGGCCGTGAGGATCAGCTCGGGGTTGGCCGGATCGTCTTCCAGTTTGGAGCGCAGCCGGGAGATATGAACATCCACCACCCGGGTATCCACGTGACGCTCCGGGGTGTAGCCCCACACTTCTTTGAGAATTTCGCCTCGGCTGAAGGGCTCACCGCTGCGGCCCACCAGCAGCTCCAGCAGGCTGAACTCCATGCCGGTGAGGCGGATGCGCTCCTCGCCCCGGTACACCTGCCGCTTGTTGGTGTCGATGCGCAGGTCGCTCACCTGGATCACGCCGGAGTTGGGGATGCCGGCCACGCTGTCTTTCTCCACCCGGCGCAGCACGCAGCGAATGCGGGCCTCCAGCTCCTTGGGGCTGAAGGGTTTCACCACGTAGTCGTCGGCGCCGAGCTCGAGGCCGGTGATGCGGTCGGCCACATCGCCCAGGGCGGTGAGCATCACGATCGGCACGTCCGATTCCTTGCGCAGCTCCTGGCAGACGCCGTAGCCATCGAGCTTCGGCATCATCACGTCGAGCACCACCAGATCGGGGTTGGTGCGGCGAAAGGCCTCGAGCGCTTCCTGGCCGTCGCAGGCGGTCACCACCTGATAGCCGATCATCGAGAGCCGCGTTTCCAGAATCCGGCGGATGCTGGCTTCGTCGTCCACCACCAGGATCGTTTCCTTGGCGGCGGAGGCAGTTGTGCCGGTTGAGGCCGTCATTGCGCCACTCGTTGTGGACGGGGTTAAGTAGTTCGACCTACTGAAAAGGTCGCGAGGCCTCCGGGTTCTGCGGCAGCCACCTTTCTTCATACACCGTTTTGGCCCGCGCCACCAGCCTTTACGTCTGCCAGAGCTGCGGAGCCCAGACCCGCCAGTTCTTCGGCCGCTGCAGCAGTTGCGGCAGCTGGAACACCCTGGTGGAGCAGGCGGCAACCCCCACCGACAACCGCCGCCGCCGGCCTGTTGCCGCCCTGGCTGAAGCTGCCATCCCCGCTGCACCGCGGCGCTCCGAGCCGATTGCTGCGGTGGGCGATCGGCCCCTGCAGCGGCTGGGCAGCGGCTACGGCGAGCTGGACCGTGTGCTCGGCGGTGGGTTGGTGCCTGGTTCGCTGGTGTTGCTGGGTGGCGACCCCGGCATCGGCAAAAGCACGTTGCTGCTGCAGAGCGCTCAGGCGATGGCTGCCCGCCATTCCGTTTTGTATGTGAGTGCGGAGGAATCGGCGCAGCAGGTGAAGTTGCGCTGGCGTCGTCTGGCGGAGGAGCAAGGGGAGCTGGCCCCGGCTGGCGGCCCCGGCCTGCAGCTGCTGGCGGAAACCGACCTGGAGTTGGTGCTGCAGGAGCTCGAAGCGCTGCGCCCGGCGGTGGCTGTGATCGACAGCATCCAGGCCCTCCACGACGGCGAGCTCGGCAGCGCCCCCGGTTCCGTAGCCCAGGTGCGCGAATGCGCCGCGGCCCTGGCCCGCATCGCCAAGCGGCAAGACACGGCCCTGTTGCTGGTGGGCCACGTGACCAAGGAGGGCATGCTCGCTGGGCCCAAAGTGCTGGAGCACCTGGTGGATGCGGTGCTCACCTTTGAAGGCGATCGCTTCGCCAGCCACCGGCTGCTGCGGGCCGTGAAGAACCGCTTCGGCGCCACCCACGAGCTGGGGGTGTTTGAGATGCGCGGCCAGGGCCTAGCCCAGGTGCTCAACCCCAGCGAGCTGTTTCTCGGCAGCGATGAACCCAGCGCCGGCACCGCCACGATCGTGGCCTGTGAAGGCACACGGCCTTTGGTGGTGGAGCTCCAGGCACTGGTGAGCACCACCAGCTATTCCAGCCCGCGCCGCACCGCCACCGGCATCGGCACCAACCGCCTGCACCAGATTCTGGCGGTGCTGGAAAAACACCTGGGTTTGCCCCTGTCGCGCTTCGATTGCTATCTGGCCGTGGCCGGTGGCCTGGAGGTGGAGGAGCCTGCGGCCGATCTCGGCGTGGCGGCAGCGGTGGTGGCCAGCTACCGGGATCTCACCCTGCCGCCTGGCACGGTGCTGATCGGTGAGCTGGGCCTCGGCGGGCAGCTGCGGCCGGTGGCGCAGCTGGAGCAGCGCCTTCAGGAGTCAGCCCGCTTGGGCTTCCGCCGTGCGGTGGTGCCCAAAGGCAGTGGTCTGGGGCGCTTGGCGGCGGGCCTGGATCTGCAGCTGCTGGAGGCCGGCGGGGTGGCGGAGGCGCTGGTGGCGGCCCTTGGGGTGAACCCCGCCGACGATCGAGCTTGAGGCGGTTGCCTCAGAAATACACGTCGACGTTGCCGCGGCCGCTGGTTTTGAGCCAGTTCTGGGCCTCGATGTAGTTGTTCGGGGCCAAGCGGATCGCTTTGGTCCACAGATCAGCGGCCTGATCGAAGTGACGATCAGCCAGGTCGCCGTCGCCGTTTTCTTCCGCCAAGGAGCCCAGGTGGTGGTGGATCACCGCCATGTTGTTGAGGGCTTGGGGCATCTTGCTGTTGAGATCGAGGGCCTGGCCGTACTGCTCTAGGGCCTTCTCGTGCTCTCCGTTGCTGGCGTACACCAGCGCCATGTTGTAGAGGATGAAGGCGCGGTCGTTGGGGTCTTCCTCCAGCTTCAGCGCTTCGGCGTAGTTGTCGAGCGCTTCGGCGTATTCACCATCAGCCTGGGCGCTCATCCCGTCGCGGTAGTAGGCGAAGGCCTCCTTGGCGCGCTGGTTGGTGGGCAGCACCTTGAGGATCAGGTCGGCCATCACCGTGAAGCTCTTGTCGATGAAGTTGTCGTTGCGCTGAGAGCGGGGCACGGCGATCTGCTGAGCTTCGTGGGCCCATCCTCACCTGCCTGGGGCGGGGGATGCCGGGGCTGTTCGCACTCCCTAGCCTTGGCGTCGCCCACCCCCAGCCCCGTGAGCAGCGGCCCTGAATCCGCACCGCAGCCGGTGGCTGCTCTGCTGCTCGAGGTGGAGGGCATGAAATGTGGAGGCTGCGTGCGCGCCGTGGAGCAGCGCCTGCTGGCCCAGCCCGGCGTTCGCCAGGCCAGCGTCAGCCTGCTCAACCGCACCGCCTGGGTGGGGTTGGATCCAGCCGTGCTTGGCCAGAGCGAGCACGATCCCAGCGAGGCGCTGATCGAGGCCCTGCTGGCCATGGGCTATCAGGCCCATCGCCGCGAAGATCAGGCCAGCACCCCGGCGGAGCGCCGGCAGCAGCAGAGCTGGTGGCTGCGCTGGCAGCAACTGGTGGTGGCACTGGTGTTGCTGCTGGTGTCGGCGGCGGGCCACCTGGCTGAGATGGGGCAGCTGCCGCTCCCCTGGCTGGCAGACATGCGGGTGCATGCCCTGGTGGCCACCGTGGCCCTGGCCTTGCCGGGGCGGTCGATCCTCGTGCGCGGAGCGCGCTCGGCTTTTGCCGGTGCCCCGGGGATGGACACGCTCGTGGGCTTGGGGATGGCCAGCGCCTACCTGGCCAGCCTCGTGGCCCTGATCTGGCCGGCCGTGGGCTGGCAGTGTTTCTTCAACGAGCCCGTGATGCTGCTGGGCTTTGTGCTGCTGGGCCGTTTCCTCGAGGAGCGGGCCCGCTTCCGCACGGGGCGGGCCCTGCAGGAGCTGGCGCGTCTGCAGCCCGATGAGGCGTTGCTGGTGGTGGGTACGGGCCCTGAGGCGATCACCAGGCCCGTGCGGGTGGGGGCGCTGCGCCCCGGTGATCGCCTGCGCTTGCTGCCCGGCGATCGTGTGCCGGTGGATAGCCGCGTGCTCGAAGGGCTGTCCAATCTGGATGTGTCGAGCCTCACCGGTGAACCGTTGCCCCAGGAGGTGAGCGCAGGCTGTGAGCTGGCGGCCGGAAGCCTCAACCTCCAGGCGCCGCTGCTGCTGGAGGTGGTGCGCCCCGGTAGCGAGAGCGCGGTGGCCCGGATCATTGCCCTGGTGGAGCAGGCCCAGGCGCGCAAAGGGCCGATTCAGGGGCTTACCGATCGGGTGGCGGGCCGCTTCAGCGTGGCGGTGATGCTGCTGGCGCTGGGCACTTGGCTGTTTTGGTGGCTCTGGGGTGCGCAGCTCTGGCCGCAGGTGCTCTCGGCGGCACCGGCGATGCATGCCCATGGCGGCCACAGGAGTTTGGGGTTGGCGGCTGAAACCCCCTTCGTGCTGGGCTTGCAGCTCAGCATTGCCGTGCTGGTGGTGGCTTGCCCCTGTGCATTGGGCTTGGCCACCCCCGCGGCCATCACCGTGGGCACCGGCCGGGCGGCCAAGGCCGGCATCCTGTTCCGCGGCGGGGATGTGATCGAAACGGCCGCGGCCCTCAGCACCGTGTTTTTCGATAAAACCGGCACCTTGAGCATCGGTCGCCCCAGCCTCAGCGGCCTGCGACCCGCCCAGCCCGGCCTCGAGGAGGCCGCTGTGGTGCAACTGGCCGCCAGCCTTGAAGCCGACACCCGCCATCCTCTGGCCCACGCCCTGCTGCAGCGAGCCCAAGAGCTGGAGCTGCCCCTGCTCAGCGTGGCGCAGCCGCGCACCATCGCGGGCGATGGCCTGGAGGGAACCGTGGCGGGCTATGGCCGCTGTCGCTTGGGCCGCCCCGCCTGGATTGCAGCCAGTGGCCTGGTGCTCCCCCCTGACCTGCAGCGGTGGCTGCAGGAGCAGGAAGCCCGCGGCGCCACGGTGGTGGCCTTGAGCGCCGAGCATCGGCTGCTGGCGCTGTTGGCGATCGAAGACCCCATGCGCGCCGATGCCCCGCAGGCCCTGGCTGCGTTGCAGGCCATGGGGCTGCAGCTGGGCGTGCTCAGCGGTGACCGTCAGGGGCCAGTGCAGCACCTCGGCGATGCGCTGGGCCTGCGCGCGGAGCAACTGGCTTGGGAGCTGTTGCCGCAGCAGAAGCTGGAGCGGCTGCAGCACAGCGCTGGCCGTGGCCCGGTGGCGATGGTGGGCGACGGCATCAACGACGCTCCGGCTCTGGCGGCAGCGGATCTCGGGATCGCTGTGGGCACCGGCACCCAGATCGCCATGGATACCGCCGATCTGGTGGTGCTCGGGGATCGCCTCACGGCGATCCCCCAGGCCCTGCGCCTGGCTCGCCGCACCATGGCCAAGGTGCGCCAAAACCTCGCCTGGGCCTTCGGCTACAACCTGCTGGTGTTGCCCCTGGCCGCCGGCGCTCTGCTGCCGGGGTTCGGCGTGGTGCTCTCCCCTCCTCTGGCAGCGTTGTTGATGGCCTTCAGTTCGATCACCGTGGTGGTGAATGCCCTGCTGCTCGGTGGTGATGACTGAGCGCGGTCGGTTCCTGGTGCTTGAAGGCATCGATGGCTGTGGCAAGACCACGCAGATCGAGCATCTGAGCCACTGGCTTCCCCGCAGCGGACTGATGCCAGCGGCTGCCCAGTTGGTGGTGACCCGCGAACCAGGCGGCACCGAGCTCGGCCGCGCCCTGCGCCAGCTGCTGCTGCATCCGCCCGGGGCCGCGGCACCCTGCAGCACTGCAGAGCTGCTGCTGTATGCGGCCGATCGGGCCCAGCACGTGCAAGATCACATCTTGCCGGCCCTGGAGGCGGGCCATTGGGTGCTCAGCGACCGCTTCAGCGGCTCGACGGCCGCCTACCAGGGCTATGGCCGCGGCCTCTCCCTCGACTTGATCGAGCAGCTCAGCCTGATCGCCTGCCGTGGACTGCAGCCCGATCTCACCCTGCTGCTGGATCTGCCACTGGAGGAGTCGCTGCGGCGTCGCGGCCATCGGGCGGCGGATCGGATCGAAGCCAGTGGCGAAGCCTTTCTGGCCAGGGTCTGTGCAGGCTTTGTGGCCCTGGCGGCTCAACCTGGTTGGCAGCGGCTGGATGCTTCCCAGCCCCCTGAGGCCGTGAGCACAGCCCTGGAGGCGGCCATCACCCACTGCTGCCGTGCAGCCGCACACCCCGCCGATGACTGAGCGGCTCTTCGACGGTTTGGTGGGCCAGCAGCAGGCCAGCACCCTGCTGCTGGCTGCGCTGGAGCGCCAACGCTTGGCTCCCGCCTATTTGTTCTGCGGCCCCAATGGTGTGGGGCGTTCGATGGCGGCTCGCCGTTTTCTGGAGGGGGTGATCGCCGGGCCGGCGGGATCAGCCTCCGTGCGGCGCCGCTTGCAGGAAGGCAACCACCCGGATCTGCTCTGGGTGGAGCCCACCTACAGCGACAAGGGGCAGCTGGTGCCGGCCTCCAAAGCGGCTGATGCCGGCGTGAGCCGCAAGGCCCCGCCGCAGTTGCGGCTGGAGCAGGTGCGGGCTGTCTCGCAATTTCTGGCGCGCCGGCCGGTGGAGGCCAGCCGCTGCCTGGTGGTGATCGAAGCGGTGGAGGCCATGGCGGAGGGTGCCGCCAATGCCTTGCTGAAAACCCTCGAAGAACCTGGTGATGGACTGCTGATCCTGCTCACGGCGTCTCCGGATCGCCTGCTCAGCACGATCCGCTCCCGTTGCCAGAGCATCCCCTTTGCTCGCCTGGCCCCTGAGCAGCTGCAGCAGGTGTTGGCGGGCCAGACTCCGCTGCCCACCAGCCCGGATCCGCCCGAGCTGGTGGAGCTGGCCGCAGGCTCGCCAGGGGCCCTGCTGGAGCAAAGAATGCATTGGGAGGCGCTGCCGGAGGGGCTGGCGCAGCGTTGCGCCGCCCTGGTGGGTGGGGCATCAGCCGGTGCTGCTCAGCCCGCCAGCCCGGTCGAGGCCCTCAGCCTGGCCCGTGATCTCTGTGATGCGCTTGAGGTGGAGCAACAGCTTTGGCTGCTCGACTGGTGGCAGTTGCACCTCTGGCGGCTTAGCCCTCAGCCTGTGCAGCAACAACGCATGGAGCTGTTGCGTCGTCAGCTGCGCTCGTTCGTGCAGCCTCGCCTGGCCTGGGAGGTGGCGTTGCTGGAGCTGAGCGGCCTGATGGCTCAGTAGGAGCCGCTGATCAGGCGGCGCTGCGGCGATTGGCGCGGGCGTTGTGCACCAGCTGGGCGAGCTCCTCCTCGTGGGCACCGCTGGGCAGTTCCAGGCAATAGCCCGCTCCGTAGACCGTTTTGATGAAGCGGGGTTTGCGGGGATCGGGTTCGAGCTTGGTGCGCAGATGGCGCACGTGTACCCGGATCGTCTCGATGTCGTCGTCGGGTTCGTAGCCCCACACCTCTTTGAGGATGAGCGAGGGGGCCACGGTTTGCC contains these protein-coding regions:
- the tsaB gene encoding tRNA (adenosine(37)-N6)-threonylcarbamoyltransferase complex dimerization subunit type 1 TsaB; translation: MSGPPLLLALHSSSETLGVAVQPLCQSDAGAQVEGFPLGRRLSNQLLPCVEQLLPADQWPRIGRLAVAIGPGGFTGTRLTVVLARTLAQQLGIPLHGFSSFLLIARRLLAAEEPASPGQRLWLEQVLPRRGSVVGCYGLDPTALGGVAELETPRLVRPEESWGGDAPCAPAVVDAVADARQLLELGQLAHAADLAGPWAPVLPLYPTSPVEGL
- a CDS encoding Ycf34 family protein, whose translation is MCICVDCRWVDQCQAYHAVERQHGVAHLTPTPVFVPQEPRIHVQVLDLAPGQVGVEWDVRACGSFELDRGRWQRLRPDQVVPT
- a CDS encoding 1-acyl-sn-glycerol-3-phosphate acyltransferase — its product is MQRPGSRPVNAVKRVLRRRRKPAEPPALLRTPKPSLTYRLVSYLLVFPIYRLLFRGRTAGNTNVPHEGALVVVANHGSHLDPPLLGHALGRPVAFMAKAELFRIPILGPIIRACGAYPVARGASDREAIRTATDRLEQGWATGVFIDGTRQADGRVNNPQPGAALLAARAGVPLLPVAIINSHRALGTGSKQPRLLPVHIRIGTPIPPPASRKRADLDAATAACQAQINALLDQGLINGPALPPASERTALPPSA
- a CDS encoding beta-ketoacyl-ACP synthase III; this translates as MALVGCGSAVPAISVSNQQLSERVDTSDEWIRTRTGIGARRICAADEPLTLLASRAAQAALDHAGWAPEDLDLILMATSSPDDLFGMAPRVQGAIGARHAVAFDLTAACSGFLFALITAGQYLRSGAMRRALVIGADQLSRWVDWDDRTTCVLFGDGAAAVAVESCPAEQDGLLGFRMHSDGSRNSCLTLAQTDTHTDVLGGVSAQVGGFAPLRMNGQEVYKFAVREVPAVLKELLESTGTPASDLNWLLLHQANQRILDAVADRFAIPHERVLSNLASYGNTSAATIPLMLDEAVKDGRVKPGDLIASSGFGAGLSWGGALLRWAGPQG
- the rpaB gene encoding response regulator transcription factor RpaB; the encoded protein is MTASTGTTASAAKETILVVDDEASIRRILETRLSMIGYQVVTACDGQEALEAFRRTNPDLVVLDVMMPKLDGYGVCQELRKESDVPIVMLTALGDVADRITGLELGADDYVVKPFSPKELEARIRCVLRRVEKDSVAGIPNSGVIQVSDLRIDTNKRQVYRGEERIRLTGMEFSLLELLVGRSGEPFSRGEILKEVWGYTPERHVDTRVVDVHISRLRSKLEDDPANPELILTARGTGYLFQRIVDAVAPEAL
- the fabD gene encoding ACP S-malonyltransferase; its protein translation is MGIAWVFPGQGSQKLGMAAGVLELPGGRDRFAAASDLLGRDLLAICAGEADGELSDLNDTRNTQPALFVIESLLVDGLKAQGRSADRVAGHSLGELVALYAAGVFDVNTGLQLMKTRSELMAAAGGGAMTAVMGFDRAELDQLVAATEGVVIANDNSSAQVVLSGSPEAVAAVSGQLKCKRAIPLAVSGAFHSPFMQSAADAFAAALEAVPFADAVIPVLSNTDPTPETNGAALKQRLRTQMTTGVRWRETMEAFSTSGIDTAVEIGPGNVLSGLIKRGCEGITTAQISGAADLGL
- the plsX gene encoding phosphate acyltransferase PlsX; protein product: MPPKPSDVPGSGTGSRRGRPRAIRRLVIWYRRNAAVTSLVGTATATANAAGSMAGSVAGSAAGAAAGAANTVLQPLVFDPLRRLQRGVGGSEGTPINDADRLWVAVDGMGGDYAPGPILEGCLRAVRLLPLRVKFVAEAEAVATAVAELELSEELEAAQQEGLLELVPSGVSVGMDEEATVVRKKRDASINVAMDLVKAGKATAVYSAGNSGAVMASAIFRLGRLKGIDRPAIGALFPTKDPEQQVLVLDVGANMDAKPAYLHQWALLGNIYSRDVLQVSQPRIGLLNIGEEECKGNDLALRTYPLMAAESRFQFAGNCEGRDVLSGAFDVVVCDGFTGNVLLKFLESVGSVLLDVLKAELPRGRRGKVGSAFLMSNLRRIKKRLDHAEHGGALLLGVNGVCVIGHGSSKALSVVSALRIAHSAANHGVMEDLQQLSESESPAVACG
- the radA gene encoding DNA repair protein RadA, translated to MARATSLYVCQSCGAQTRQFFGRCSSCGSWNTLVEQAATPTDNRRRRPVAALAEAAIPAAPRRSEPIAAVGDRPLQRLGSGYGELDRVLGGGLVPGSLVLLGGDPGIGKSTLLLQSAQAMAARHSVLYVSAEESAQQVKLRWRRLAEEQGELAPAGGPGLQLLAETDLELVLQELEALRPAVAVIDSIQALHDGELGSAPGSVAQVRECAAALARIAKRQDTALLLVGHVTKEGMLAGPKVLEHLVDAVLTFEGDRFASHRLLRAVKNRFGATHELGVFEMRGQGLAQVLNPSELFLGSDEPSAGTATIVACEGTRPLVVELQALVSTTSYSSPRRTATGIGTNRLHQILAVLEKHLGLPLSRFDCYLAVAGGLEVEEPAADLGVAAAVVASYRDLTLPPGTVLIGELGLGGQLRPVAQLEQRLQESARLGFRRAVVPKGSGLGRLAAGLDLQLLEAGGVAEALVAALGVNPADDRA
- a CDS encoding YdcF family protein, with amino-acid sequence MILVLGGDVERERVAAELAERDGLPVLVSGGSNPEYAHWLFGRRGLDQGRVQLDYRATDTLTNFTSIVDDLRRAKVRHVLLVTSSDHMQRAMLVGRLVAGSRGIGLTPVEVPCGARCTPEGWRKVWGDGARAALWVLTGRDLRRWAAARFAPMLEGVRGR